GGTTTTGACCCGATTCAACGTCGACCAGACGCCAATACAAATGGTCGCGCCGCAATTGCGCTGCGACACGCTGTCCAAGAAGCGAACATCTGGGTGCAGATTCCTGGAGTATCCCGCGGTGTTTGACGTCAGCCTTTCCGACTCGGAAACGGATGAATCAGCAACGCACATCAAAATCGCGCAGGAGATTCTTCCTGGCATGATAGGACGCTGGCATGTAGATCCTGCGCGCCGCGGTGCGGCATTGACCCGCACGAGAGATGACAAGATCAACAATGCCAATCGAAATGCATCGGGAACACTGTGCAGGAAGCGATTTCCGGAGGGCTACGAGGCAGGTCTCAACTGCGATGAGTACCCCTTCGCATCTACCAACCAAGGCGCTTCTTTGGTCCCGGAAACCTCAATGTCCGTCAAGTACATTCTTGGCGCGGACAACCAGAAGGTTGGCAATCGACTAGGAGGGTTCCTGTGCACGGAAGCGAGGGTGCTCGATGGAGAGGAGTTCTGGGTGAGGGTAGTGGAGTAGTAGAAGTGCAGATCGGAAATGCCAGACCAACTGTAGCTGGCAGACGGAGCTTATGTTCTGGCCCGCCATGATCTCAGCAAAGTGTACATGCCAGGAAGAAAGCCACGTGTCCGCCTCAACATCTCAAGGTACGAGCGCGACAGAACTCCCTTGAACTGCTAAGGATCGAGAAGTCCATGAACGAACAAGACTGGCGCCGCCTCCTCACCGATCTCAATCAAGCATGTCTCACCAGCATCCCGTACATCGTGGCGAACCCTCCCCCTGAGTTGGGGATGCAGCAGTTTGTCGACCGGCACTCAAACAGCGCAATGGCCCAGGTTGCGATTTCTGCGATGGCCGGGCACGCTACCTGGCTTGGTATGCCGCCTGCAACGCAGGTGCAGATCACATCCGCCGAACAGCGGCTGGGCGTCACGCTGCCCTCTACCTACACCGCATTTCTTCGCGTTTCGAACGGCTTTCTCATGCCAGGCCAATCAACAAGCTCGATCCTGCCTGTAGAACTGATCGCGCACTTCGGCGACGACCATGCAGACGTAGCACGGTTCTACCGAGAGACATTGGACACTTGGCCAGCTGAAGTGGACGACTACGTCCAGAATAGCCTTGAGGGCACGATCCAGCTTTCGGGCCCACCCAATCACCGCCCCGAATTCGTCCTTCTTGACCCACAGCAAAAGTCACCAAAGGGAGAGGTGGAGGTGGTGAAACTCGTTCATGAGGGCGCGGAATACATCGATGGTTTTGAGCAGTTCATGGAGCTCCAGCTCTTCTCAGTGAATTACGGCCTTCGCCTGTACCAGGAAAAATAGACATGAGCGCCTTGTGGAAAGAGCTTCTTGTGGAGCTCAATGCAGTGGGACTCGAGAGGATCGAACGGGGCAAGGGTGACCCCATGGAGTACCACGGCCTTGAGCCGTTCATCAACGCATTCCCAGACGCACCACTAGCCATGCTTGCATCAAAAGTTGGCCGTGAGGAACTGACATGGCTGGGTCAGAAGGGCGCAACACCCCAACAGATCGCTGACGCTGAAGAGCGACTTGGATTTAGGTTCCCTGACAGCTACCGGGAGTTCCTCTTGGAGTCGAACGGCTTTCTAGTTCCTGGAACTTACTGTTGCGTCCTGCTTCCCGTGGAGCTGGTCCGAAAGTTCGGGGACGACAATGCGCAGATCGTCGCGATGTGGGCGAATGCGCACGCCAAGGACCCGCTACTTGATATCGAGGATGTGACCTATCGCATGGGCGACGCCATCCAGGTAACTGCTGAGCCTTCGGACTATGACTGGTTCGTCCTGTTCGACCCGATCAATGCGAGCCCCAAAGGCGAGCCATGGACGGTCATGTACAGCCGCCAGGGATATGACTGTGAGGAGACTTTTTTGGATCTCATCCAGGAGCTCGTCAGCTCCTACCAAGCAAGCTTTCGCAGATGAAAGACCCACAACTGTGACCCATGAGGCGGCGTTGGTGATCGGCTCATCCACCTAAACCTGGCGTTCGCTTCTGATCGAACTTAACCAACGTTGCCAGGAGATCATCCCGCACGCTCTGGCCCCTCCTCCGCTGGGACTCGGGATGACCAAGATGATAGAGCGGTATCCAAGCGGCAGTATGACCCTGCTTGCTGTAGACACACGAAGGAACTGACCACGTAGTTGGCATGGACGCCGTAGGGAGCACCAGAGGCCGAGCAACACCTCGGCCTCGAACTACCGAAGCGTTACCCGGCACTACAACCGCACCGGCTCCACCACCACCGCCGTGCCGTAACACAGCACCTCGGTAAGACCGGTCATCACATCGGTAGCGTCATAGCGCATCGCGATGATCGCGTTCGCCCCCAGCATCCGCGCGTGCTTGGCCATGTCGCGGTAGGTCTCTTCCCGGGCCTGTTCGCACAGCTCCGTGTAGATGGTGATGTTGCCCCCGAAGATCGTCTGCAACCCACCCAGAAAATTGCCGACGATGGAACGCGAGCGCACCGTGATGCCGCGCACCACGCCCAGGCTGCGCACGACCCGGAAGCCCGGCAGTTCCATTGCCGTGGTGACCATCGAATCGTCGAGCCGCAGTGCGGGCGGACTCCGGGGTCCGCTGTTGTAAGGATCTGCCATTGTTGTCTCCACTGAGAATAAGGGTCAGGGGTACTGGGGTGTGGTCCCGCGTGGCGGGGTCTTCCAGAACAGCCATAGGAGGGCAAGCACGCACAGCCACAACAGCCCGCAGCCCAGGATGATGACCAATCTGAAGCCGAACTCGTTGTGCCCCACGCTGGGCCAGAATCGCCACGTGTCCACGCAGGCGATGTACACGCCACCGAGCAGCACAGGCACGCCACACAGTATGCCGAGTGCGCGCGCCCAGCCGTGGCGGCGGAAGATGAGCAGCACGGCCAGCACCAGCGTTGCTACAAGCAGCAACGGCAATCCGACGAACACCGTCAGCATGCCCGGGAAGTCAGACGCCATCGCGGGCATGGGTGCCAGCGCGAGCCCCAGCCCCAGCGAACGCGCGGATGTGCCAGCGCCCCGTTGCCCCCCGATGTTCATTCTTGCCCCCAGGATGTTCGCGTCGCGCCATTTGAGCATGTCGCACGGCCACGGTGCAGCCCTGCCCTCATCGGATCGGGCGCGTGGTCACCAGTCCGTTGCCGGCCGCCCATTGGTGGATGTCGTCACGGCGGATGGCCGCCGCCATCAGTCCGGGGAAGGCATCGGGCGTACACGCGAATGACGGCACCCCAAGCGCGGCCAGCTGGCCCGCCAGATGCTGGTCGTAGGCAGGCGCCCCCTCGTCGCTGAGCGCAAGGAGCACGATGAACTGCACGCCCGCCTCCACCAGTTCCAGCGCGCGCGCCAACAGCTTCTTCTCCACGCCGCCCTCGTACAGGTCCGAGATGAGCACCAGGATGGCACTGTGTGGCTCACGGATCTGGGCCTGGCAGTAGGTGACCGCGCGGTGGATGTCGGTGCCACCGCCCAGCTGCACACCAAACAGCAGATCCACCGGGTCATCCAGCTTCTCGCTCATGTCCACCACTTCGGTGTCAAACACCACCAGCTTGGTCGACACTGCCGGCAAGGAAGCCATCACGGCACCGAAGATGCTGGAATAGACCACCGATGCGGCCATCGAACCGCTCTGGTCGATGCACAGCAGCACCTCGCGCTGCGGTTTGCGTGCCTTGCGCCCGTAGCCGATCAACGTCTCGGGCACCACCGTGCGCAGCGCCGGTTGCCAGTGGCGCAGGTTGGCGCGGATGGTTCGGTTCCAGTCGATCTCCGCATGGCGCGGGCGGCGGTTGCGGCGCGCGCGATCCAGCGCCCCGCTCACCGCCGAGCGCATCGGCTCTTCCAGCCGGCGCAGCAGGTCGTTGACCACGCTGCGTACCACCAGACGCGCGGTCTCCTTGGTCTCGGCCGGGATGACCCCGGACAACGCCACCAGGTTGGCCACCATGTGCACGTCAGGCTGGATGTTCTCCAGCATTTCCTTTTCCAGCAGCATCTGGCGCAGCTCGAGCCGCTGCAGCGCGTCACGCTGCATGACCTGCACCACCGACGCCGGGAAGTAGCGGCGGATGTCACCCAGCCAGCGCGCCACGTTCGGGGCCGAACCGCCCCGCCCGCCGCGACGGGCCAGGCCGTTGGGACCGTGTGGCTCGTAAAGCGCGCCCAAGGCGGCATCCACGCCCTGCAGCCGTGCGCTCAGGGCGCCGCAGCTGGCGCTGCTTTCCTGGCCCAGGATCAGGCGCCAGCGCTCGGCACGCGTGGTCGGGACGGCCGAGGCGGCCGGATCGGTGAGCTCGCTCATGCATCCACTCCAAACAGTTCGCGCAGCATCGGCAACGCGCGCTCGGCGCGCGTGGTGTTCCAGGTGGATGCGACGACCGCTGCCGGGGCGGCCCCCACGCCGCGTTTCACGCGCTCGCCAAGGTCGCGGCGCTCGGCGGCCTCGAACTCGGCGAACGTGCGCCTTACCAGCGGCAGCACCTGCACCAGATGCTCATCGGTCAGCCCACAGACCCACGCGTCGATCAGGTGCCATACCGCATCATCGTGCAGCAGCACGGTCGCGTTGCGGTTGAGGAAGCCGTCCAGCCACTGGGCAGCCGGCAACGGCTCGGCACCTGCCGACAACGCCCGCTGCAGCTGCAGGTCCACCTGCGTGCCATCCAGGTAGCCCGCATCGAGCAGCAGTCGCGTACCCGCGCCAGCCACCAGCGCACTGGTGGTGGTCGACAACGCAACAGTGGCCAGGCTGCGCCGCCAGGCCTGCTGGCCCGCCTCGTCGCCGCGCAGGGCGATCGCACGGTCGGCCGCCAACAGGGTCTCGCGCGCCTGCTCGGCGCGGCCGTCATCCAGATCACACAGGGCGATCGTCAGGCCGATGCAGGCCCGCTGCAGCATGCCGTCGAAGAGATGGGCCACCTGCTCGCCTTCGGTACGGCGCACGTTGCCATAGCGGTACACGTTGGCCAGGGACGGCAGGGCGTCCAGCAGCGTCAGCGGGTCGGCGTCGGTGGCCGCGCGTGCTTCCAGCTCGCTGGCGATGGCGCTGACCGCCTCGGGCAGGTTGGCCAGCAACACGCGGTCGACCAGCGCCGACAGCACCGAGAGCTGCGTGGCGTGGCGAGCCTCTTCCAGGGCACGTTGGCTGGCGGCAGCGGCCAGGGTCTGGCCGAGCCGGCTGGCATCGATCAGGTCGACCTGGAAGTGCGGTTGCCAGGCCAGCTGCCAGTACTCGTGGAACGTACCGCGTGCCGAATTACCCGCATGGGTCAACTGGCCCCACGGGATGTCCAGCAAGGCAAGGCGGTGCAGCAGATGGCTGCGCTGCAGGTCGGTGTCACCGCGCAGGTCCAGATCGAGGTTGCGGGCGAGCGCTTCGGGTTTGAGCCGCAGGCGCTTCTGCTGCGCTTCCAGGTCGCGCTGCAGCGGCACCACCGGCACGGCCGGCGGCACGCTGCCCAGTGCATCACCGAGCAACAGTCTGTCGCGGATCAGCTGCATGGGCGTGTCGTCGCCATTGCAGATGACGCTGCGGGTGGCATCGTTGATTTCTTCCAGGCCCGGCGCCGGCCGCTCGCGCATCGCCGCAAGCGTATCGGCCAACCGGGCCGCTTCGATCAGGTGTGCGGAAGAACAGTCGAGCCCGCTTTCACGCAGCAGGCCGGCCACGCGCGCGTACCAGCCGATGGCGCGCTGATGGCGCGCGCCGGCATTGCGCCAGAGGTGGTCATACCAGCCCGGCGCATCCACACCGGCGCCGTAGCCACTGCCGGCGCTGAGGTGACGGTAGGTCCACGGCACCCAGGTGGACTGGGTCTTGCGCTTGGGCATGCCCTTGAGGAGACGGTTGTCGGCGGTGACGCTGTGGGCCGCCAACGCGGCCGCGTCCAGTGCGGGCACGTGCCAGGCACCGCAGACCACGGCGATGCGCTGGTACTGCTTGCACGCTGCCCGGAGCCCGGCGCGCATGTGCGCCTCACGAATGGCGTCCTGCGCCGCCCGCGCGGAAGGCCGCGGCGGGGCGTGCGCGCGCACTTCGTGCATGGCCTCGGCGATCGCGGCAAACAGATCCTGACCATCGCCGCGCTCTTCGACCATGTGGTTCCACCACGCCTCGCCGTCGCCATAGCCGGCCGCACGCGCCAGCCAGTCCAGCGGGTCGGACGGCAGCGGCGGATCCGCGTCGGTGGCCGGGGCCTCCTCAAGCGGCGCATCGGTCGATACTGCGGGCAGATCATCTGGGCCAGTGACGGCGGTGGTGTCCTCGGCCGTCGCAGCGTCCAGGTCGCCCTCGCCCTCCGCCATCGACGGGGCTTGTCCGGCCTTGGCTTGCTGCTGCCACTCCAGCGACAGCGCCGGGGGAACGTCGATGAACTGCACCGGCACGCCCGCCTCGCGCGCCCACTGCAGGGCCTGCCATTCCGGCGAGAACAGTGCATAGGGATGGAAGACCGCCAGCTGCGGGTCGTCCACGCTATAGGACAGCAGCGCCACCGGCGGCACCATGGCCGGGTCGCTCACATGCGTGAGCAGCGCTTCGGTACCGGCCGGACCTTCGATCAGCACACAGTCCGGCTGCAGCGCATGCAGGGCGGCCAGCAGGCTGCGTGCGCAGCCCGGGCCGTGGTGGCGGACGCCAAACAGGGAAACGCTCTGGCTCATTGGCGTGGCTTAGGCGTGGTCACGGAAGGCGCGGTACAGGTCCTTCCACTCGCTGCGCTCCTTCACCACGGTCTCCAGATACTCGTTCCAGACCACCTGGTCCTGCACGGGGTCCTTGACGATGGCACCGATCATGCCGGCCGCCATGTCGGCCGGGCGCAGCACACCGTCGCCAAAATGGCCGGCCAGGGCCATGCCGTTGTTGATCACCGAAATCACCTCGGCCGTGGACAGCGTGGCCGTGGGCGATTTCAGCTTGGCCTTGCCGTCTTCGGTCATGCCGTTGCGCAGCTCGCGGAAAATGCGGACCACCCGTGCCACCTCCTGCAGCGCAGGCGGCTCGGCAGGCAGGTCCAGCGCCACGCCCATTTCGCCCACGCGCTTGGTCACGATCGCAATCTCGTCCTGCTCGCTGGACGGCACCGGCAGGATCACCGTGTTGAAGCGACGCTTGAGCGCGCTGGACAGCTCATTGACGCCCTTGTCGCGGTTGTTGGCCGTGGCAATCACGCTGAACCCACGCGTGGCCTGCACTTCCGAGCCCAACTCCGGAATCGGCAGGGTCTTTTCGGACAACACGGTGATCAGCGCGTCCTGCACGTCGGCCGGAATGCGGGTGAGTTCCTCGATGCGGGCAATCTTGCCCAGGCGCATCGCGTTCATCAGCGGGCTGGGAACCAGGGCGGCCTGGCTGGGCCCATGTGCCAGCAGCTGCGCATAGTTCCAGCCATAGCGGATCTGTTCCTCGCTGGTACCGGCCGTGCCCTGCACCAACAGCGTGGAGTCACCGCTGATGGCCGCGGTCATGTGTTCGGATACCCACGACTTGGCCGTGCCCGGCACGCCAAACAGCAGCAGCGCACGGTCGGTGGCGATGGTAGCCACCGCGATTTCCATCAGGCGCCGCTCACCGATGTACTTGGGACTGACCACGAAGCCGTTGTCGAGCGTGCCACCGATCAGGTAGGTCACCACCGCCCAGGGCGAGAGCTGCCAGTTGGCAGGCCGTTGGCGCTGGTCAAGGCGGCGCAGCTGATCCAGTTCTTCGGCGTATTGGTGTTCGGCGTGTTGGCGCAGGACGACAGTGCTCATCGTGGCTCCGGGTGAAGGTCAGAAGGAAGAATGCAGGGCGTGGCGCACTTCAACGATGCGCAGCAGGTCATGCGCGCAGGCGCGCATGCTGTCGGTGGCGTCATCGGGCTGTGCGGGCAACAGAACGTGGGACAACACGCTGGGGTGCAGCAGGCTGGCCAGTTCCAGCAGCTGCTGGCGCAGCAGGTAGTCGTGGCGCAGGCGATCACTGGCGAAGCACGCACACACGCCCGGCACCAGGCGCGCGGAATAGTGCGCGGTGAGCGTTTCGCCCGGTGCGCATGAGCCCAGCACATCGCTGAGCATGCCTTCGCCAGCCAAGGCATCCAATGTGTCCGGCCAGTACTGTTCGCGCTGCAGTACCGGCAGCATCGCCAGCAGGCGTGGGGTGTGGGCGTGCAGGCTGCGGTCGTCCAGCATCGCCGCCAGCCACGCCGGCTGCGTGGCGTCGACGCGTTCAAGCCAGCCGCGCTGCAGAGCGGCCTCCCAGTCGGTGCCCCGTGCAAAGGCCAACAGCTGCACCGGGGTCATCGAGGTGTGGCCGGTCCACCAGGCCAGCGGCAGCTGCCGCACCAACTGGTACAGCCACCACGCGCGCTCACCCAGATCGTCGTACTGGGGGCGCTTGGTTTCGATACCGGCGTCGGCCCATTCCGGAGCAGCCGCCGTTGGTGCCTCGCATTCCCAGCTCGTCCTGCGAAGCAGACCACTGCGTTTAACCAGCAGCGGCTGCATCCATCCGGCAATGCGTTGCGCATGCGTCGAGGTCGGCAACTGCGCCAGCAACGGCCCCACCAGCGCGCGCACCTCGCGGCTGCGGTCCTTCAGCAGTGACTCCAGCAGCGGCGCATCTTCGGGCTCCAGCTGCGCGGGAAATGCGCCGACGAAATCGACACGCTCGCGCGCCGACATCGCTTTCAGGTGAGCCTGCAGGCGTTCGCGCGCCAGCGCCGGATCGGTGTGGCGGGTGTGTGCAAACCAGGCCAGACGCGTGTCATGCCGCGCGTCGTCCCACGCCAATGCCGTTTCATCTGCGGGGGTAGCCGCCTCGCCGACGGCATCGGCATGTGCGAACGCCCACGCCGGGTTGCAGGCTGCCAGCCACTGTCCTCGTACGCCGAGCACCGGCAGCAGGCGCATGCGCAGCGGCACGCTGCGTGCGCCGGCGTCCAGCGCCTGCGGCAGAACGGCGTGCGGCAGCGTGCGCTGGTGTGCTGCAAGACGCAGGCAGGCCTCGTGGCGCAGCCGAACATCGTGTCCCTGGGCAACCACGCTGCGCGCGAATACGGCGGCCAACAACGCGGTCCAGGGGTGCGCATCGGGTACGACCTGCGCATCGTCTGCCGCCGGCTCGCGGAGCAGCACGTCGTCCATGGCGCCCACCCGCACAGCCGCCAAGCCACAGGCGGCGATGGCACCGACCCCGCGGCTGTAGGTCAGCGCGGCATCATCGCCCGACCCGATCTGCTCCAGCAGTGTGCCAAGCGCGCCGTCCGCCTGGATCACCTGCGGGCGGTCGATGCCGAGCAGGGCCGGTTTCAACCACGCATCGCTCATGCCGCGCTCCTGTGCCAGTAGTTTCCGTGGGCGGTCCAGGCCGACAACGGCAGTAACACGCGGCCGTCCCACTCGCCCATCACGCACAGCGGATGACCGCCAGCAAAGGCCATCAGGCCCCAGCCGTCATCTGTATCCAGCTGCAGTGGCAGGCAGCCGGCGTCGGTGTGCATGTGCCACGTGTCGTCGGCCACCTGTACATGCCCCTGCAGACGCAACGGGACCTGCGCCAACCAGGGATTGGTCGCGAAGGATGCCGAGGCCTGGTCGATGCCGACGCTGCTATCGCACAGCGGTACAGCGGGCAGGTCTGCCAGCGTGGTCGCAGCCGGCGCCAGCGCGCGCAGCGGCACGGTGCCCGGGAAGAAATGCAGGGTGGCAGCCAGCACGTGGTTGGCGGGCCACGTGCGTTCCCAGCCGCGTCCGCCATGCGCAAATTCCTGCAACAGGGCCGTACGCCCGCTATCCAGCCCGTGCAGCCACACCCGACGCTCGGTCAGTCGCCCCGGCAGTTCCACGACGCATTGCCCCAGCACGTGCCAGCGATCGTGCAGCGTTTCGCCGGTGGCCAACACCTCGTCCTTGTCCAGCGGCCAGCCAACTGCCGCGCGCAGGTCTGCTACCCGCGCCGGGGACAGCGCGCTACGCCGGTGCACGGCCTGGTTCAGCAGCTGCAACAGGCCCAGCCGTTCCCCCATGTCGGACAGGCCGGCCATGCCGACCTGTTCGGACTCCATCGCAAGCTGCAGCTGCCCGGCCAGCGCCGGGGCCTGCGCATCCACCATGCGCGCGGCCATGTTCATCGCATCCTCGCGCTGACTGGCCCCCAGGTTGGCCAGCCCATGGCGGAAGGTGTCGGCGATCCAGCGCTCCAGCTCGGCGCAGCCTTGGGTGATGCGCTTCCAGCGCGTAGCTTCGCGCTTGGACGCCGCTGCGGCGGCCGCCTCGGGTGCAACCACGGGTGCGGCGGCAGCGCCCTCACCCGCCGGTACATGGCGCGCGGCGCGCTCGCGACGACCGCGCAGCCATTCGTCCACCCAACCGGGCCGGGATTGCGGCAGCGGCGAAAAGCACGGGTTGCCCTGCGCGTACAACAGCAACAGGGCAAGGCCGTGCTTGCAGGGGAACTTGCGGCTGGGGCAGGAGCAACGGCTGACCAGCGCGGACAGATCCACCTGCGCCTGGTAAGGCTTTGCGCCGCTGCCCTGGCACTCGCCCCACACCGCTTCATCGTCGGCGCCCAGCAGGCCCCATTTGCCATCCGTTGCCAACCCGCCGGCCGCCTTGCTTGAAGACGCATCCGGCGCCAGCGCGAGCACCTGCTCGCGCGTGAGACGCGCATCCATATCCGTTCCCGGGCTTTCCCTGCGTAGGCCGCATCATAAAGGAGCATCAAGCACGCATGGGGTGATCCACGTCGCGTGCGCCGAAAGCCATGCAGGGCACCACGGGTGACCGGCGAGCGCTGTCGCATGCAGCACTGTCGATGACCTCGTTCGATGCCATCGGCGCTCCCCGAACGCGTCGCGTGCGCGCAGGGTTGCGCCCCGTCCTGCACTGCAGCCCTCAACGCTGCTCGGTTCGGACCACCTGATAGACGGCGATATTGCGCTCAGCCAGAACGCGGACCACTTCAGGGATCAACTGCATCGGCAGGTCCACCTCGTAGCCATGCGGTCGGGGCCGTAGTTCCGCAGGCGCGACGCTGAAGCTTGCATGGGCCTGGCGGCGCTCGAACAGGAAGGCGGTGATCGCATCGCGCGCGATGTCCTGCCACTCGCCCACTTCGAAGTACACCCGGTACAGCGTGTCGCCGTAGTCGGCCGGTGTGCCGACGGCGGGATCGGTGCCACTGGGGTCCATGCCATGTTCCTCGGTAGGTGGGACAGCGGGCGGCGCTGCACCTGCACGATAGCGCGGGCGACGTCGGCTGGCCTGCAGGATCCGAGGCGCGTGCAACGCCCAACAAAAAAGCCCCCGTTTCCGGAGGCTTTTCTGACTGAATCGTGGTGGGCGGTGCAGGGTTCGAACCTGCGACCCTTGCCGTGTGAAGGCAATGCTCTACCGCTGAGCTAACCGCCCGATGCTGCTGAGCCGCTCATTATAGGGCGGCAATTTTCGGCGTCAACGGTTTCGCCGAAATTTCTTCACATCGTGTGCGTGGGCTTGTCCGAGGTCAGGATGCCGGCCAGCAGCGTCTCGATCTTGTTGCGCACATTCTCGCCCTCGGCCCCTTCGGCCAGCTGCACGCCGATGCCGGCCGCGCGGTTGCCCTGGGCGCCGGCGGGGGTCACCCAGATGACCTTGCCGGCCACCGGCAGGCGCTCGCTGGAGTCCGGCAGGGTCAGCAGCAGGAACACCTCATCGCCCAGGAAGTAGCGCTTGGGGGTGGGGACGAAGACGCCGCCGTTCTTCACGAACGGCATGTACGCGCTGTACAGCGCGGCCTTGTCCTTGACCGCCAGCGACAGGATGCCCTGGCGGGCGTTGGTGGCACTCATGCTCTATTCCCCTTTGCTTGCCGCTCGTTGACCTTGTTCCAGGCCAACAACAATTCCACCACCGCAAGGTCGGCGCGCACGGTGGTGCGCAGCAGATCTCGGGTACGGTTGGCGGCGTCGAACCACGCCGCCAGCTTGTGCAATCGGTCCGGATCGGTCAAGCCGCCCGTGCTGGCCTGGGCCAGCGCCAGGTCGGCGGCGTGACGCAGGCGCAGCGCCGCGTTGTCGTCGGCGGTCCAGCGCTGGGCCAGCTCCACCGCACCGGCGCGCCCGGCCACCAGCGCTTCCAGGTCGGTGGCCACCTGCCGGCGCAGCGCCAGGCCATCCTCGCGCAGCCAGTCGTCGGCCTGCCCGGGGTGGCCGCGCGCGGCGTCCAGGGCCTCTTCCGCGCTGCGCGGGGTGTGGCCCTGGGCGTGCAGCCAGGCCAGTGCTTCCTCACGCGGGGGCAGCTTGAACTCCAGTCGCTGGCAGCGGCTGCGCACGGTCGCCGGCAGGCGCGCCGGGTCGCTGCTGATCAGCCACAGGTAGCGGCCCGGCTGCGGCTCTTCCAGGGTCTTGAGCAGCGCGTTGCAGGCCGCGCGGTTGATCGCATCGGCCGGGTCGACGATCACCACCTGGGCAATGCCGTACTGCGGGGTCAGCGCCAGCTTCTGCGAGATCTCGCGGATCTGCTCGATCACGATCTCGGTGCGCAGCTTGTCGCCGGATTTGTTCGGCACGAACGAGATCAGCTGCAGGTCCGGGTGGGTGCCGGCAGCGATCAGCTGGGCGCTGCGCTGGGCAGCGGCCGGTTCACCGCTGCACAGGATGTGCTGGGCCATGCGCAGCGCCACGGCGCGCTTGCCCAGCCCGGCTGGGCCGCAGATCAGCAGGCCATGGCCCAGGCGCCCGGCGTCCAGCGCGGCCACGGTCTGGTCATAGGCGCGCTGCTGCCACGGGGAAAAGGTCTCACTCATGGGAAGGCTCCGGTGCCAGCCAGGCATCCACCGCCGCCACCACCGATGCGGCAACGCCGACCTGGTCCTGGCTGGCGTCGATCAGGCGGAAACGGGCGGGGTCGGCGCTGACGCGCTGGCGGAATACCGCGCGCACGCGCTGGAAGAAGTCGTCCTGCTCGCTCTCGATGCGGTCCGGCCACAGGTCGCGGCCATTGGCGCGGGCGCGGCCGACGGCCACATCCACGTCGAGCAGCAGGGTCAGCCCGGGCAGCAGGCCCACCGCGCGGCGCTCGAGGTCGGCGATCCACGCCGCGTCCAGGCCGCGGCCGCCGCCCTGGTAGGCGTAGCTGGAATCGGTGAAGCGGTCGCTGACGACGTAGCAGCCGCGGCGCAGCGCCGGCTCGATCACCTGGCGTACGTGCTGGGCCCGCGCGGCAAACACCAGCAGCAGCTCGGCCTCGGCCGACAACGGCTCGGCGGCGATCTCCGCATCAGGGGTGAGCACCAGCGCGCGGATGCGCTCGGCCAACGGCGTGCCGCCGGGCTCGCGGGTCAACAGCACCTCGTGGCCGCGTGCGTGCAGGGCCTCGCGGATGGCATTGATGGCGGTGGTCTTGCCCGCGCCTTCGCCGCCTTCCAGGCTGACAAAGCGCGGGTGGCGCAGCAGCGAGGCGGTCATTGCGGTGCGGCCTGGCTGCGCTGCTGGCGCAGCTGCTGCAGGTAGCGCGCCACGGCCGCGTTGTGGTCGGTGTAATTGGCCGAGAACACGTGCGCGCCGCTGCCGTCGCCCACTGCCACGAAGTACAGCGCATCGCCGGCGGCCGGTTGCGCGGCGGCCTGCAGGGCGTCGCGGCCCGGCATGGCGATCGGAGTCGGGGTCAGGCCGGCCCGGGTGTAGGTGTTGTACGGCGTATCGGTGGTGAGGTCGCGCTTGCGGATGTTGCCGTCGTAGCTGCTGCCGATGCCGTAGATCACGGTCGGGTCGGTCTGCAGGCGCATGCCGATCTTCAGCCGGCGCATGAATACGCCGGCGATCTGCGGCCGCTCGCTGGGCAGCGCGGTTTCCTTCTCGATGATCGAGGCCAGGGTCAG
This is a stretch of genomic DNA from Stenotrophomonas rhizophila. It encodes these proteins:
- a CDS encoding ATP-binding protein, with amino-acid sequence MSTVVLRQHAEHQYAEELDQLRRLDQRQRPANWQLSPWAVVTYLIGGTLDNGFVVSPKYIGERRLMEIAVATIATDRALLLFGVPGTAKSWVSEHMTAAISGDSTLLVQGTAGTSEEQIRYGWNYAQLLAHGPSQAALVPSPLMNAMRLGKIARIEELTRIPADVQDALITVLSEKTLPIPELGSEVQATRGFSVIATANNRDKGVNELSSALKRRFNTVILPVPSSEQDEIAIVTKRVGEMGVALDLPAEPPALQEVARVVRIFRELRNGMTEDGKAKLKSPTATLSTAEVISVINNGMALAGHFGDGVLRPADMAAGMIGAIVKDPVQDQVVWNEYLETVVKERSEWKDLYRAFRDHA
- a CDS encoding SWIM zinc finger family protein, which translates into the protein MDARLTREQVLALAPDASSSKAAGGLATDGKWGLLGADDEAVWGECQGSGAKPYQAQVDLSALVSRCSCPSRKFPCKHGLALLLLYAQGNPCFSPLPQSRPGWVDEWLRGRRERAARHVPAGEGAAAAPVVAPEAAAAAASKREATRWKRITQGCAELERWIADTFRHGLANLGASQREDAMNMAARMVDAQAPALAGQLQLAMESEQVGMAGLSDMGERLGLLQLLNQAVHRRSALSPARVADLRAAVGWPLDKDEVLATGETLHDRWHVLGQCVVELPGRLTERRVWLHGLDSGRTALLQEFAHGGRGWERTWPANHVLAATLHFFPGTVPLRALAPAATTLADLPAVPLCDSSVGIDQASASFATNPWLAQVPLRLQGHVQVADDTWHMHTDAGCLPLQLDTDDGWGLMAFAGGHPLCVMGEWDGRVLLPLSAWTAHGNYWHRSAA
- a CDS encoding PilZ domain-containing protein — protein: MSATNARQGILSLAVKDKAALYSAYMPFVKNGGVFVPTPKRYFLGDEVFLLLTLPDSSERLPVAGKVIWVTPAGAQGNRAAGIGVQLAEGAEGENVRNKIETLLAGILTSDKPTHTM
- a CDS encoding DNA polymerase III subunit delta', with the translated sequence MSETFSPWQQRAYDQTVAALDAGRLGHGLLICGPAGLGKRAVALRMAQHILCSGEPAAAQRSAQLIAAGTHPDLQLISFVPNKSGDKLRTEIVIEQIREISQKLALTPQYGIAQVVIVDPADAINRAACNALLKTLEEPQPGRYLWLISSDPARLPATVRSRCQRLEFKLPPREEALAWLHAQGHTPRSAEEALDAARGHPGQADDWLREDGLALRRQVATDLEALVAGRAGAVELAQRWTADDNAALRLRHAADLALAQASTGGLTDPDRLHKLAAWFDAANRTRDLLRTTVRADLAVVELLLAWNKVNERQAKGNRA
- the tmk gene encoding dTMP kinase; translated protein: MTASLLRHPRFVSLEGGEGAGKTTAINAIREALHARGHEVLLTREPGGTPLAERIRALVLTPDAEIAAEPLSAEAELLLVFAARAQHVRQVIEPALRRGCYVVSDRFTDSSYAYQGGGRGLDAAWIADLERRAVGLLPGLTLLLDVDVAVGRARANGRDLWPDRIESEQDDFFQRVRAVFRQRVSADPARFRLIDASQDQVGVAASVVAAVDAWLAPEPSHE